The following coding sequences are from one Bradyrhizobium sp. 200 window:
- a CDS encoding TldD/PmbA family protein, which yields MNSSPSSTSPLSKASDATSDLFDQSALSTLAQRLVEAAKRAGADAADAVAVRGVSQGVEVRDGRVEESERSEGDDVGLRVLVGQRQAVVSTNDISGDGIGKLAERAVAMARVAPDDKYVGLADPSLLAHEFADLDLLDRDIPTVSELERRACEAEAAGLAVKGVTKSGSASASSGIGGMVLVTSTGFHGSYLRSSHGISMTAISGEGTSMERDYDYTSAPHASDLASPESVGRSAGERTVARANPRKVETCKVPVVYDPRVSGSLVGHLVGAINGASIARKTSFLKDRMGEQLFARNIRIIDDPLRVRGLRSQTFDAEGVRVKKVALIDEGVLTTWLLDCATARELGLVTTGHAHRGVSSSPSPGSYNLHLEAGEMTPKELISDIKQGFYVTDLIGSGVNGVTGDYSRGASGFWIENGEITYPVSEVTIAGHLLAMFKSLVPANDLEFRYGVNAPTLRIEGLTLGGR from the coding sequence GTGAACTCTTCACCATCCAGCACTTCGCCGCTTTCGAAGGCGTCCGACGCTACCTCCGACCTGTTCGACCAATCGGCGCTCTCGACGCTGGCGCAGCGGCTGGTCGAGGCCGCAAAGCGGGCCGGCGCGGACGCCGCCGACGCGGTGGCGGTACGCGGCGTCTCGCAGGGCGTCGAAGTGCGCGATGGCCGGGTCGAGGAATCCGAGCGCTCCGAAGGCGACGACGTCGGATTGCGCGTATTGGTCGGGCAGCGCCAGGCCGTGGTCTCGACCAACGATATTTCCGGCGATGGCATTGGAAAGCTCGCCGAGCGGGCCGTCGCGATGGCCCGCGTCGCGCCCGACGACAAATATGTCGGTCTCGCCGATCCCTCGCTGCTGGCGCACGAGTTCGCCGATCTCGATCTGCTCGATCGCGATATCCCGACGGTCAGCGAACTGGAACGCCGCGCCTGCGAGGCGGAAGCCGCGGGCCTTGCGGTCAAGGGCGTGACCAAATCAGGCAGCGCGTCCGCCTCGAGCGGCATCGGCGGCATGGTGCTGGTGACCTCGACCGGCTTCCACGGCTCATATCTGCGCTCCAGCCACGGCATCTCGATGACCGCGATATCGGGCGAAGGCACCAGCATGGAGCGCGATTACGATTACACCTCGGCCCCGCATGCCTCCGATCTCGCTTCGCCCGAAAGCGTCGGCCGCAGCGCAGGCGAGCGCACCGTGGCGCGCGCCAATCCGCGCAAGGTCGAGACCTGCAAGGTGCCGGTCGTGTACGATCCAAGGGTGTCGGGATCGCTGGTCGGCCATCTCGTCGGCGCCATCAACGGCGCCTCGATCGCGCGCAAGACCAGCTTTTTGAAAGACCGGATGGGCGAGCAATTGTTTGCAAGGAACATCCGCATCATCGACGATCCCTTGCGGGTGCGCGGCCTGCGGTCGCAGACCTTCGACGCCGAGGGTGTAAGAGTGAAGAAGGTCGCACTCATCGACGAGGGGGTGCTGACCACGTGGCTGCTCGATTGCGCGACCGCGCGCGAACTCGGGCTGGTCACCACGGGACATGCCCATCGTGGCGTTTCGTCGTCGCCGTCGCCGGGATCGTATAATCTGCATCTTGAGGCCGGCGAGATGACGCCGAAGGAGCTGATCTCCGACATCAAGCAGGGCTTTTACGTCACCGACCTGATCGGCTCCGGTGTCAACGGGGTGACCGGCGATTACAGCCGCGGCGCCTCCGGATTCTGGATCGAGAACGGCGAGATCACTTACCCCGTCAGCGAGGTGACGATCGCGGGCCATCTGCTGGCGATGTTCAAATCGCTGGTTCCCGCCAACGACCTGGAATTCCGCTATGGCGTCAACGCGCCGACGCTGCGCATCGAGGGCCTGACGCTTGGCGGACGCTGA
- a CDS encoding L,D-transpeptidase: protein MSGKISRALLASVSCLCFASEASAIDASPIADPTVIYAREPAPVRIASAERSNMGGGFIEFLFGDGPQGGRYQQQPAYQTQPDYGYGGRRMLLPPMDPQQSMRREEEMVDPAQHRLDPKYEKQVVEYHGKESPGTIVIDTPNKFLFLVQGDGKALRYGVGVGRPGFTWSGVKTISAKKEWPAWTPPPEMLARRPDLPRHMEGGPQNPLGARAMYLGSSLYRIHGSNEPWTIGTNVSSGCIRMRNEDVIDLYGRVGVGARVIVI, encoded by the coding sequence ATGTCCGGAAAAATCTCCCGCGCGCTTCTCGCGAGCGTGTCCTGCCTTTGCTTTGCCAGTGAGGCCAGTGCGATCGACGCCTCGCCAATCGCCGACCCCACCGTGATCTACGCCCGCGAGCCCGCGCCGGTGCGCATCGCTTCTGCCGAACGCTCCAACATGGGCGGCGGCTTCATCGAATTCCTGTTCGGCGACGGGCCGCAGGGCGGGCGTTATCAGCAACAGCCGGCCTATCAGACCCAGCCCGACTACGGATATGGCGGACGGCGCATGCTGCTGCCGCCGATGGATCCGCAGCAATCGATGCGCCGGGAAGAGGAAATGGTCGACCCCGCGCAGCACCGGCTCGATCCGAAATACGAAAAGCAGGTGGTCGAGTATCACGGCAAGGAAAGCCCGGGCACCATCGTGATCGACACCCCGAACAAGTTCCTGTTCCTGGTGCAGGGCGACGGCAAGGCGCTGCGCTATGGCGTCGGCGTCGGCCGTCCCGGCTTCACCTGGTCGGGCGTCAAGACGATCTCGGCGAAGAAGGAATGGCCGGCCTGGACGCCGCCGCCGGAAATGCTGGCGCGTCGCCCCGATCTGCCGCGGCACATGGAAGGCGGCCCGCAAAATCCGCTCGGCGCCCGCGCGATGTATCTGGGTTCGTCGCTCTATCGCATCCACGGCTCCAACGAGCCCTGGACCATCGGCACCAACGTCTCCTCCGGCTGCATCCGGATGCGCAATGAGGACGTGATCGATCTCTACGGCCGCGTCGGCGTCGGCGCCAGGGTCATCGTTATTTGA
- a CDS encoding ChbG/HpnK family deacetylase — translation MNDAALRRIWLCADDYGLAEGVNRAIRDLISRGRLNATSVMVVGPAIGRSEVAALQEVVANSPRCAIGLHATLTAPFRPLTMHFRPTNGGLFLPFPNLLRSGLLRRLDPEMIEDELLAQLAAFKELFGRAPDFVDGHQHAQLFPQVRDAFLRAVKEAAPDAWVRQGGRLKPLAGLLGAPKALVLDVLSAQFRTRAARAGIPFNPAFAGAYDFSKAPDFAVLMGEFLAELPEGGLVMCHPGFVDETLESLDPLTTQREAEHAFLAGDRFPPLLAANKVTLS, via the coding sequence ATGAACGACGCTGCGCTGCGCCGGATCTGGCTGTGCGCCGACGATTACGGGCTGGCTGAAGGCGTCAACCGCGCCATCCGCGATTTGATCTCCCGCGGCCGTCTCAACGCCACTTCGGTGATGGTGGTAGGTCCGGCGATCGGACGTAGCGAGGTCGCCGCGCTGCAGGAGGTTGTCGCGAACAGCCCGCGCTGCGCGATCGGCCTGCACGCGACGCTGACTGCGCCGTTTCGTCCGCTGACGATGCACTTCCGCCCCACTAACGGCGGCTTGTTTCTGCCGTTTCCGAACCTGTTGCGTTCGGGCCTGTTGCGGCGGCTCGACCCTGAAATGATCGAGGATGAACTTTTGGCCCAGCTCGCGGCCTTCAAGGAGCTGTTCGGCCGCGCGCCCGATTTCGTCGACGGCCACCAGCACGCGCAACTCTTCCCGCAGGTGCGCGACGCTTTCCTGCGCGCAGTAAAGGAAGCCGCCCCCGACGCCTGGGTTCGCCAGGGCGGACGCCTGAAGCCGCTGGCCGGGCTGCTCGGCGCGCCCAAGGCCCTGGTGCTCGACGTGCTCAGCGCGCAATTCCGCACGCGCGCCGCCCGTGCCGGCATCCCGTTCAATCCCGCCTTCGCCGGCGCCTATGATTTTTCGAAAGCGCCGGATTTCGCCGTGCTGATGGGTGAGTTCCTTGCCGAATTGCCGGAAGGCGGGCTCGTGATGTGCCACCCTGGATTCGTCGACGAAACGCTTGAAAGCCTCGATCCCCTCACCACCCAGCGCGAGGCGGAACACGCGTTTCTGGCAGGCGATCGATTCCCGCCATTGCTGGCGGCGAATAAAGTTACATTGAGTTGA
- a CDS encoding ATP phosphoribosyltransferase regulatory subunit, producing MTATAAVRGAAGSAAWADALLLSFAQGGYVQAHPGILQPAEPFLDLSGEDIRKSLYLTTDASGEELCLRPDLTIPVARDYLASGRAGQPAGFSYLGPVFRYRGGQPSEFLQAGIESFGRQDRAAADAEMLALALEATSAFGLKDVEIRTGDVALFTALIDALNLYPVWRRRLIKDFNRKISLAEDIERLTLATAPGRNEYEGVLAALAGSDRKAALALVTDLMSIAGTTNVGGRTVAEIADRFLEQSTLKGGALPRDALDIIKRFLAIAGDPDESVAQLRALAADARLDLAAAIDELESRIGFMAARGIDTKLTRFSTSFGRGLDYYTGFEFELHAKGNGVEPLVAGGRYDGLMTQLGSPMPIPAVGFSVWIEALTQLGKQGSAA from the coding sequence ATGACCGCGACCGCTGCCGTCAGAGGTGCTGCCGGATCCGCCGCCTGGGCGGATGCGCTGCTATTGTCGTTTGCACAAGGCGGCTACGTGCAGGCCCACCCCGGCATCCTGCAGCCGGCGGAGCCGTTCCTCGACCTCTCCGGCGAGGATATCCGCAAGAGCCTTTACCTGACGACCGACGCGTCGGGCGAAGAGCTGTGCCTTCGGCCCGACCTCACCATTCCCGTGGCGCGCGATTATCTCGCCTCGGGGCGCGCCGGCCAGCCCGCGGGCTTCAGCTATCTCGGGCCGGTGTTTCGCTATCGCGGCGGCCAGCCGAGCGAATTCCTGCAGGCCGGCATCGAATCATTCGGCCGGCAGGACCGCGCTGCGGCGGATGCGGAAATGCTGGCGCTGGCGCTGGAAGCAACCTCCGCCTTCGGATTGAAGGACGTCGAAATCCGCACCGGCGACGTCGCCCTGTTCACCGCACTGATCGATGCGCTTAATCTCTACCCGGTCTGGCGGCGGCGGCTGATCAAGGATTTCAACCGCAAGATCAGCCTCGCCGAGGACATCGAGCGGCTGACGCTGGCGACCGCGCCGGGCCGCAACGAATATGAGGGCGTGCTGGCCGCACTCGCCGGCTCCGACCGCAAGGCGGCGCTGGCGCTGGTCACCGATTTGATGTCGATCGCCGGCACCACCAATGTCGGCGGGCGAACGGTCGCCGAAATCGCCGACCGCTTTCTCGAACAATCGACGCTGAAGGGCGGCGCGCTGCCGCGCGACGCGCTCGACATCATCAAGCGCTTCCTCGCGATCGCGGGCGACCCCGATGAATCGGTGGCGCAATTGCGCGCGCTGGCCGCCGACGCCAGGCTCGATCTGGCGGCAGCGATCGATGAGCTCGAAAGCCGCATCGGCTTCATGGCCGCGCGCGGCATCGACACGAAGCTGACGCGCTTTTCCACTTCCTTTGGACGCGGCCTCGACTATTACACCGGCTTCGAATTCGAGCTGCACGCAAAAGGCAACGGCGTCGAACCGCTGGTGGCGGGCGGGCGTTACGATGGTTTGATGACGCAGCTCGGCTCGCCGATGCCAATCCCGGCGGTCGGTTTCTCGGTGTGGATCGAAGCTTTGACGCAACTCGGCAAGCAAGGGAGCGCCGCATGA
- a CDS encoding protein phosphatase CheZ, with product MSVNRKRFRIEQAILGDAPIVMPSVEGGEIGPMHREIMAELRAIRAQMAGFGHTRDGSAVATDIARETADAHALLETYRAQIEQCAKLKVELDLIHDAINRTKREIATLHGKSFDGQEMAKVNGELGAVVGGTEQATQQILEAVEAIDQAATALSKNISPDQQKLLSEDIQERVVAIFEACNFQDLTGQRISKVMTTMKFIEQHIYAMMDIWGGVDAIRAHAPPIVDTREGDAKLLNGPKLDGDDGHASQNDIDALFD from the coding sequence ATGTCGGTCAATCGCAAACGTTTTCGTATCGAACAAGCCATTCTGGGCGACGCGCCAATCGTCATGCCTTCCGTCGAAGGCGGCGAGATCGGCCCGATGCATCGCGAGATCATGGCAGAGTTGCGCGCGATCCGCGCACAGATGGCGGGCTTCGGCCACACCCGCGACGGTTCGGCGGTCGCCACGGATATCGCGCGCGAGACCGCCGATGCCCACGCATTGCTGGAAACCTATCGCGCCCAGATCGAGCAGTGCGCGAAGCTCAAGGTCGAGCTCGACCTCATTCACGACGCCATCAACCGCACCAAGCGCGAAATCGCCACCCTGCACGGCAAGAGCTTTGACGGCCAGGAAATGGCCAAGGTCAATGGCGAGCTCGGCGCCGTCGTCGGCGGCACCGAACAGGCCACGCAACAGATCCTCGAGGCCGTCGAGGCCATCGACCAGGCGGCAACCGCATTGTCCAAGAACATCTCGCCCGACCAGCAGAAGCTGCTCAGCGAAGATATCCAGGAGCGCGTCGTCGCGATCTTCGAAGCCTGCAACTTCCAGGACCTCACCGGCCAGCGCATCAGCAAGGTGATGACCACGATGAAGTTCATCGAGCAGCACATCTACGCGATGATGGACATCTGGGGCGGCGTCGACGCGATCAGGGCGCACGCCCCCCCGATCGTCGATACCCGCGAAGGCGACGCCAAGCTGCTCAACGGCCCGAAGCTGGACGGCGACGACGGTCACGCCTCGCAGAACGATATCGACGCCCTGTTCGATTGA
- a CDS encoding 16S rRNA (uracil(1498)-N(3))-methyltransferase, which yields MPEFDFRAPRLFVDAALREGERIVLERNQSNYLGNVLRLSAGDNILVFNGRDGEWQAQIGGRKRPDTLTILGRTRPQDRLPDIAYVFAPLKHARLDYMVQKAVEMGASALQPVLTRHTQASRVNVERMRANVIEAAEQCGILSLAAVTEPVALDRFLEKRETSRLLVFCDEAADIGNPIGALQQGLSATEGIDVVIGPEGGFAEEERTLLLRQPKTLRLSLGPRILRADTAGVAALALVQAALGDWRGPG from the coding sequence ATGCCTGAATTCGACTTTCGCGCCCCTCGCCTGTTCGTCGACGCCGCTTTGCGCGAGGGCGAACGAATCGTGCTGGAGCGCAACCAGAGCAATTACCTCGGCAATGTGCTGCGGCTTTCGGCCGGCGATAACATCCTGGTGTTCAATGGCCGCGATGGCGAATGGCAGGCGCAGATCGGGGGACGCAAGCGGCCCGATACGCTCACCATCCTCGGTCGGACGAGACCGCAGGACCGCCTGCCCGACATCGCCTATGTCTTTGCGCCGCTGAAGCACGCGCGGCTCGACTACATGGTGCAGAAGGCGGTCGAGATGGGGGCGTCAGCACTGCAGCCGGTGTTGACGCGGCACACGCAGGCCTCAAGGGTCAACGTTGAGCGGATGCGCGCCAATGTCATCGAGGCCGCCGAGCAATGCGGGATCCTGAGCCTTGCCGCGGTCACGGAGCCCGTTGCGCTCGACCGCTTTCTCGAAAAGCGCGAGACCAGCCGCCTGCTGGTGTTCTGCGACGAAGCCGCCGATATCGGCAATCCCATCGGGGCGCTGCAACAGGGGTTATCGGCGACGGAGGGGATCGACGTCGTGATCGGCCCCGAGGGCGGATTTGCCGAGGAAGAACGCACGCTGCTGCTGCGGCAGCCGAAGACGCTGCGGCTGTCTCTGGGCCCCCGCATCCTGCGCGCGGACACCGCCGGCGTCGCCGCGCTGGCGCTGGTGCAGGCCGCGCTGGGGGACTGGCGGGGGCCGGGATAG
- the ubiA gene encoding 4-hydroxybenzoate octaprenyltransferase, with amino-acid sequence MSDATARVADATGNWVDTHAPSWSRPYLRLSRFDRPIGSWLLLMPCWWSAALAAGIARDVSQLPLVIVLFFIGAFVMRGAGCAWNDITDRDLDAKVERTRSRPLPAGQISVAQAFAFLVLQALIGLAVLLQFNRFAIMTGIASLVIVAVYPFMKRITWWPQVVLGLAFSWGALMGFAVTLGRIDLTALALYAGSIAWVIGYDTIYAHQDAEDDALIGIKSTARLFGARTHRALAVFYSLAVVLIGVAFVLGGARWPAWIGLIAFAAHLVWQIRRLDIGNSALCRRVFYSNRDAGLLLFAGLLVDAVMRA; translated from the coding sequence ATGAGCGACGCGACCGCCCGCGTTGCCGACGCCACCGGCAACTGGGTCGATACGCACGCGCCATCCTGGTCGCGGCCCTATTTGCGGCTTTCCCGTTTCGACCGCCCGATCGGTTCCTGGCTGTTGCTGATGCCGTGCTGGTGGTCGGCGGCGCTCGCTGCTGGCATCGCGCGGGACGTCTCGCAACTGCCGCTCGTGATCGTGCTGTTCTTCATCGGCGCCTTTGTCATGCGCGGGGCAGGGTGCGCCTGGAACGACATCACCGACCGCGATCTCGACGCAAAGGTCGAACGGACGCGGTCGCGGCCGTTGCCAGCCGGACAGATCAGCGTGGCCCAGGCGTTTGCCTTCCTGGTCCTGCAGGCGCTGATCGGCTTGGCGGTGCTGCTGCAGTTCAACCGCTTCGCGATCATGACCGGCATCGCCTCGCTCGTCATCGTCGCGGTCTATCCCTTCATGAAGCGCATCACCTGGTGGCCGCAGGTCGTACTGGGCCTTGCCTTCTCATGGGGCGCGCTGATGGGGTTCGCCGTCACGCTCGGGCGGATCGACCTGACCGCGCTCGCGCTCTACGCCGGCTCGATCGCCTGGGTGATCGGCTACGACACGATCTACGCGCATCAGGACGCCGAGGATGACGCGCTGATCGGCATCAAGTCCACCGCACGCCTGTTCGGCGCGCGCACCCACCGGGCGCTCGCGGTGTTTTATTCGCTCGCGGTGGTCTTGATCGGCGTGGCGTTCGTGTTGGGCGGCGCGCGCTGGCCGGCCTGGATCGGGCTGATTGCGTTTGCCGCGCATCTCGTCTGGCAAATCAGGCGATTGGACATCGGCAATTCTGCGCTGTGCCGGCGCGTCTTCTATTCCAACCGCGACGCAGGGCTGTTGCTGTTTGCCGGACTCTTGGTTGACGCAGTGATGCGCGCGTAA
- a CDS encoding glycosyltransferase family 2 protein, with the protein MNLGSDVSRLSTTAASAAAQGLSIVVPLYNEAAGLALLHERLVGLARTLKARYGLESEVVYVDDGSADNTLAIARTLKADALDIQVVSLSRNFGKEAALMAGLDHARRGAMLFMDGDGQHPPSLVEKLVSHWIDDGYDVVYTAKANRDNESFLRRKAVHGFYALINWGARQKIPEDAGDFRLLSPRAAAALRQLPERNRFFKGLSNWIGFRQIRVDYEPAPRAHGVTTFSPGRLIGLSIEGLTSFSVAPLRFASLLGVLLAISAFLFGLTILWEVWTTGKQVPGYPSLMIGLMTIGGVQLIMIGIVGEYIGKILSELKARPIYFVAEHTEKRADGETAASAAERTAAE; encoded by the coding sequence ATGAATCTCGGCTCTGACGTTTCCCGCCTGTCGACGACCGCAGCCAGCGCCGCGGCGCAGGGCCTGTCGATCGTCGTGCCGCTATACAACGAGGCGGCAGGGCTCGCTTTGCTGCACGAGCGGCTGGTCGGCCTCGCCCGCACGCTGAAGGCACGCTACGGCCTCGAAAGCGAAGTGGTCTATGTCGACGACGGCAGCGCCGACAATACGCTTGCGATCGCGCGCACGCTCAAGGCAGATGCGCTCGACATCCAGGTGGTGTCGCTGTCGCGCAATTTCGGCAAGGAGGCGGCGCTGATGGCGGGGCTGGACCATGCCCGCCGCGGCGCGATGCTATTCATGGACGGCGACGGCCAGCATCCTCCGAGCCTGGTCGAAAAACTGGTCTCGCACTGGATCGATGACGGTTACGACGTCGTCTATACGGCGAAGGCGAATCGCGACAATGAATCGTTCCTGCGCCGCAAGGCGGTGCACGGCTTCTACGCGCTGATCAACTGGGGCGCACGGCAGAAGATCCCCGAAGACGCCGGCGATTTCCGCCTGCTGTCGCCGCGCGCGGCCGCGGCGCTGCGCCAGCTTCCCGAGCGCAACCGCTTCTTCAAGGGCCTGTCGAACTGGATCGGCTTCCGCCAGATCCGCGTCGATTACGAGCCGGCGCCGCGCGCGCACGGCGTCACCACGTTCAGTCCGGGCCGGCTGATCGGCCTGTCGATCGAGGGACTGACGTCGTTCTCGGTGGCGCCGCTGCGCTTTGCGAGCCTGCTCGGCGTGCTCCTGGCCATCAGCGCCTTCCTGTTCGGCCTGACCATTCTCTGGGAGGTCTGGACCACCGGCAAGCAGGTCCCCGGCTATCCCTCGCTGATGATCGGCCTGATGACCATCGGCGGCGTGCAGCTCATCATGATCGGTATCGTCGGCGAATATATCGGCAAGATCCTCTCCGAGCTGAAGGCGCGTCCGATCTACTTCGTCGCCGAGCACACCGAAAAGCGCGCCGATGGCGAGACGGCGGCGAGCGCCGCTGAGCGGACCGCCGCCGAATGA
- the hisG gene encoding ATP phosphoribosyltransferase, whose product MTAPFVLAVPSKGRLQENAEAFFTRAGLSLAKPRGARDYRGTIAGLDNVEIAYLSASEIASQLARGMVHLGVTGEDLLRESIADADRRVLLIDNLGFGSANVVVAVPQAWIDVRTMADLDDVTTGFRAQHNRRMRVATKYINLTRNFFAAHGVVDYRIVESAGATEGAPAVGTAEMIVDITTTGATLAANGLKVLDDGVILRSQANLVASKDADWSADARETARVILDHIAARARASKYREVRTRFAGCNDALLAEAHNRFGVVAPFGGPTSSGMLTLHCPPMQLYALGSFLREHGADTVSIASLDYVLDRENPLFARLEAFLRQ is encoded by the coding sequence ATGACCGCCCCCTTCGTTCTCGCCGTTCCCTCCAAGGGCCGCCTGCAGGAGAACGCCGAAGCGTTCTTCACCCGCGCCGGGCTATCGCTGGCGAAGCCGCGCGGCGCGCGCGACTATCGCGGCACTATCGCGGGCCTCGACAATGTCGAGATCGCCTATCTCTCGGCGAGCGAGATCGCTTCGCAATTGGCGCGCGGCATGGTGCATCTCGGCGTCACCGGCGAGGATCTGCTCCGCGAAAGCATTGCGGACGCCGACAGGCGCGTGCTGCTGATCGACAATCTCGGCTTCGGCAGCGCCAATGTCGTGGTCGCGGTGCCGCAGGCCTGGATCGACGTCCGCACCATGGCCGACCTCGACGACGTCACGACGGGTTTTCGCGCGCAGCATAACCGGCGGATGCGCGTCGCGACCAAATACATCAACCTGACGCGCAACTTCTTCGCCGCCCACGGCGTGGTCGATTACCGCATCGTCGAGAGCGCCGGCGCCACCGAGGGCGCGCCTGCCGTCGGCACCGCCGAGATGATCGTCGACATCACCACGACAGGCGCGACGCTCGCCGCCAACGGCCTCAAGGTGCTGGACGACGGCGTGATCCTGCGCAGCCAGGCCAACCTCGTGGCGTCAAAGGATGCTGACTGGTCGGCTGATGCCCGCGAGACCGCGCGCGTCATCCTCGATCACATCGCCGCACGGGCGCGGGCCAGCAAATATCGCGAGGTACGCACGCGTTTTGCCGGCTGCAACGATGCGTTGCTGGCGGAGGCGCATAATCGTTTTGGTGTGGTGGCGCCGTTCGGCGGGCCGACCTCGTCGGGCATGCTCACGCTGCACTGCCCGCCAATGCAGCTCTATGCGCTCGGCAGCTTCCTGCGCGAGCACGGCGCCGACACGGTGTCGATCGCCTCGCTCGACTATGTGCTCGACCGGGAAAACCCGCTATTTGCCAGGCTCGAGGCGTTCCTGCGGCAATAA
- a CDS encoding DUF2076 domain-containing protein, protein MTPQERQLIDDLFDRLAKLESAKRDPEAMSAIMQGLRNAPNAVYALVQTALVQDEALKRADMRIQELEAVTGQQNQSGGFLDSMRDAIFGQNQQQGSVPNVRAPEMGGNAGGGRPAWNTGQVLQQNQPPGQYNQPAYAQPQSQPYGAPQQQPAFGGGGGSFLGTAAAAAAGVVGGSLLASSIRSMMGGGGNQQAFGDTGNHSGGIEDRRPWSDQSGGNLARDAGVNDIGSSGRRADNNDDSGSRQGFFDQASNDDDDMDHDSDGFDGDDGGGDSDYA, encoded by the coding sequence ATGACACCGCAAGAACGCCAACTGATTGACGATCTTTTCGACCGACTCGCCAAGCTGGAAAGCGCCAAGCGCGATCCGGAGGCGATGTCAGCGATCATGCAGGGTCTGCGCAACGCGCCCAATGCGGTCTACGCGCTGGTGCAGACGGCGCTGGTGCAGGACGAAGCGCTGAAGCGAGCCGACATGCGCATCCAGGAATTGGAAGCGGTGACGGGTCAGCAAAATCAATCCGGCGGCTTCCTCGATTCGATGCGCGATGCGATCTTCGGGCAGAACCAGCAGCAAGGTTCGGTGCCCAATGTCCGTGCGCCCGAGATGGGCGGCAACGCGGGCGGCGGCCGGCCGGCCTGGAACACCGGACAGGTGCTGCAGCAGAACCAACCGCCCGGACAATACAATCAGCCGGCCTACGCCCAGCCTCAATCCCAACCTTATGGCGCGCCGCAGCAGCAACCGGCGTTCGGCGGCGGTGGCGGCTCGTTTCTCGGAACGGCGGCGGCGGCCGCGGCCGGCGTGGTCGGCGGTTCGCTTCTGGCCAGCAGCATCCGCTCGATGATGGGCGGCGGCGGCAACCAACAGGCATTCGGCGATACCGGAAACCATAGCGGCGGTATCGAAGACCGCAGGCCGTGGAGCGACCAGTCCGGCGGCAATCTGGCGCGCGACGCCGGGGTCAACGACATCGGCTCATCCGGCCGGCGCGCCGACAACAATGATGATTCCGGCTCGCGACAGGGTTTCTTCGATCAGGCCTCGAATGACGATGATGACATGGATCACGATTCCGACGGCTTCGACGGCGACGATGGCGGTGGCGACAGCGATTACGCGTGA
- a CDS encoding DUF6101 family protein produces MRRQTATSGINPAGSSRVMRLDPLSLPLSFHAHDTRADGGVRRVELHRERVVLHRAVKGMRMAINVRVSDFLGVALRGLDDAQMLVLAHRDPSLNIPLCVSSDHDEIATAWQMWSDILALPLLAEDDHSEPASRRRRHNAIRARRPKFLVRRRGGNLDNTETVHRDEREIVARD; encoded by the coding sequence GTGAGGCGTCAAACAGCAACAAGCGGGATCAATCCCGCCGGGTCGAGCCGTGTCATGCGGCTCGACCCTCTTTCTCTGCCGCTCAGCTTCCATGCGCACGACACCCGCGCAGACGGCGGCGTGCGGAGAGTAGAACTTCATCGCGAGCGTGTCGTGCTGCACCGTGCCGTCAAGGGCATGCGGATGGCGATCAACGTTCGCGTCAGCGACTTTCTCGGCGTCGCGCTGCGTGGTCTCGATGACGCGCAGATGCTGGTGCTGGCGCATCGCGATCCCTCGCTGAACATTCCCCTGTGCGTGAGCTCCGACCACGACGAGATCGCCACCGCCTGGCAAATGTGGAGCGACATCCTCGCGCTGCCGCTATTGGCGGAAGACGACCACAGCGAACCGGCCTCCCGCCGCCGCCGCCACAACGCCATCCGCGCCCGCCGCCCGAAATTCCTGGTGCGCCGCCGGGGCGGCAATTTGGACAATACCGAGACCGTTCATCGGGACGAGCGCGAGATCGTCGCGCGGGATTAA